The Astyanax mexicanus isolate ESR-SI-001 chromosome 4, AstMex3_surface, whole genome shotgun sequence genome segment GCACCAGCAACGGCGGACCCAGCCTGCAGCCAGGGACATCAACGGACCCCCCGCCTGAAAGCGGAAGTCCTGGATAGGGCCATAGACATCCTACctgacactgaaacacctggaatGTCCACAGATGTCAAACCAGAGCCAGTGCCGGTGGAGACCACCCAGGACCTCACACCCAACTGCTCAAACACAGACTGCCAGCGGCTTCTGAGAGAAAATCAGGAGCTCAAGGCACGTCTGGGTTTGGGCAAGGGAGAATGCCCCAGGCAGGACTGCCAGCATAAAAGCCAGGAGCTCTCCAGGCTGGTGCAGCTCTACATGGCAAGCCCCCAGAAGAAGCTCCGAAATAAATTTTCCAGAAAGGATGATTTTGAAACAGAGCATGCCCCAAAATATGGTACGTGCATCTATTATCATTTTTCATATGTAAGGCAAAAATATTTTCCAATTcatgtaaatattatgttttcCAGAACAAGTCCTACAagacttttttgtcttctgtGTCGGGGCCAATCCTTCAAGCAAAGTGAAAGACAACGGCAATACCTGCCGGAGCCACGTCCGCAGGTTTCTTTTGTTTGCAGGAGAGGGCAAGCTCCTGAAGGGGGACTTTTCCTTTTTAGCCGACTCAACGAAGATTGCagagtaaatattaaaaatgatacttATCTTTAATTTGTTATCCAACTGTGGTTTTTAAATTAAcactttgtttgtgtttgtattttgttctatgttctattgttTACAGGTGGGTGGAGGTTCTGAAAACAGACAGAATGAAACCCACGACCATAAGAATTAATCTAGTAAACATCCACAAGTTCGTCAAATTCCTAAACGACCTGCCTGCAACCCAAACAAAACTCAGCGTGAGGGACTTCCAAAGGATCCATGCACAGATAAAGGCACGCCTGAAGGATCTACAGAAGGACGTCACTGTACATAGCAGAGGAATGCAGTTGAGACAAAGGACACAAACTCATTAAGTTATCTGAAAAACTTCTCTGTATTAAAGGTCCGTTACTTGCAAGATCTGGCCGTTAGCGCCTGGTCGTCAAGTTCAGCCGGTTGTTAGTCAAACTGTATGTGTAAGAAAGAAATgaactccttgtgagtggaagtcgttcccagagctctgttttaatagTGTTAGTTGCTGAAGatgaagtatcctgtctctctgtaACTTATCTCTACTTCAGGATTCCATCAAAGAAGTTCGTTTTGAGTTTATTAAAGTTAGAGGGTGTTTGCTTTGTTTCAGTGATTTAGGTCAGTGGTAATTGGTTATGTTTtggattttagctgttttttgggAGGGAAAGGGCGAATATTGGCGATTTCTTGTGTTTAGATGATAGTTAgaactgtatttaaatatttttaatttttttttagccaaTGAGGGTGAAAAGAACGTACAGGGTCGAGGGGAGCGGTAATAACGTCCAGGTCGGACAATGCTGCGATGACAACTAAGTAATCCaattacatttctttttctttataattttatttataattctctccattttctccccaatttacacggccaattacccaacccattcattaggactccccctatcactagtgatacctcaacacatcaggagggtgaagactaacacatgcttcctccaatacatgtgaagtcagccaccgcttcttttcgagctgctgccgatgcagcattgccgagcagcctgcgcgcttggaggaaagcgcagcggctcggctccggtacatcagctcacaaacgctctgtgctgcagacatcaccgtaggagtgatgtggggagagagcgccatctacccaccccgagggagcagggccaattttgctccctctaacgctggcagcttgatggcaaagctgcatgagctgcatgcgacctcctgctcatagtggcagcgagtAATCCAATTACATTTAAGTAATATTTTCACCTTCATtcctaattttttaaattttaagtttttttttattactttttttgccCCGTGTGTGGGGAGACATATCCGGCAGCACAGTCCAACCCAGCCCGCCCAGGGGTCACAGTCACAGCCAAGCCCAGTgttctagagcttagattgggcccaaaaaatcagaCCCGACCCTGCCTGAGCTTGTGCACGTTCGGCCCGAGCCCGACCCCACCCGACCCATAaaatgtcattatgagcccgagccgacCCGTCCCTTAAACTGCCTGttttgagcaaaatctgttcagaatgatggtaATTAACAATGAAACACAGGAGCATAAACcttgtatttaataaaaatgttttttaagaacagctggcTTGTGCggccagagctgtgtgattataacattttaactggGGCAcctttctttaaacagtttaacttgTAAATTATGGGCTTATAATAATTTTGAACAATTTACTATAgcctaattttattttgttttcactttctctcttaaaattcagttagttttaagtCGTATTTGGAGTGGGTTTGCTAGGAATGCTGTGGGAAATCTCCTGGGACACTGTAGCGCTTAGATTCTTTGCCCCGACCCGAAGCCCGATCCAAACTCgagtcaggttcgggcagagactCTAAGCTCTACAGTGTCCCAGCCGCAGGAGGAGGGGGAGACCTGCTGTAACCCTCGC includes the following:
- the LOC125801248 gene encoding uncharacterized protein LOC125801248, with protein sequence MRHQQCPICHVTYSNLPKHLTGFHNVANPKEKALLLSLSSGRVKGLFRCEEPQCGKTVKRLDRHYAECHIDKTLDEAKSIVTRCKKQYILEQLGKLRETHPQVLMVSVLDLGGQDNRWTRPPPNAPATADPACSQGHQRTPRLKAEVLDRAIDILPDTETPGMSTDVKPEPVPVETTQDLTPNCSNTDCQRLLRENQELKARLGLGKGECPRQDCQHKSQELSRLVQLYMASPQKKLRNKFSRKDDFETEHAPKYEQVLQDFFVFCVGANPSSKVKDNGNTCRSHVRRFLLFAGEGKLLKGDFSFLADSTKIAEWVEVLKTDRMKPTTIRINLVNIHKFVKFLNDLPATQTKLSVRDFQRIHAQIKARLKDLQKDVTVHSRGMQLRQRTQTH